In Telopea speciosissima isolate NSW1024214 ecotype Mountain lineage chromosome 10, Tspe_v1, whole genome shotgun sequence, the DNA window TTGCATGTGTGCGCTGGCCAATGAGAATGTATGCACAAGCATTTGCCCTGAATAGGATTTtggcctttccatgggggcaacGTAGTAATTCGCAAGcttttgtgtctaggtgcagtaGCCACCCGGGTCATTTGACCAAGTAGTGTTCTTTACCCCAAATTTTTATTAGGATTTCTAAAACATTTGATTGGGCTTGAATGATCCAGCTTTGTATCTGTTTCAAAACATTGGTTGACATCCAATGACTTAACCAAAAACTAGTTTTCTTAACCATAGCTAATAAATTCACAAATATTTCTTAAAATTTCAAGCATAAAGACTTCAACCtccattttgataattttttaaaggtttgaagaattttttttagggtaaattaaaTGTCACCCCCTGggtttcaaacgaaactcagatcatcccttggtttttgaaaaaactgacatcaccccctggtttagaccccaatatgacaaattagtctttaccgttagttttatgttgttaagtgatgatgtcagccagttaaataaatttaaatccctaaactacccttgaccaatgttgaagattaAGGAAGAATAGTATTGTAAATTCTAATGGTTTAGTACAAGAGTAAAATGGTTCTTTCACAttaataactaacaacagactaacaaaTAATTTGACGTCTAAATTTAAAATACTTACCAAATAATCTTTGTGAATAATTTGATAAATGAATAACTCAATAAGAAATATTCAGAATTATAGCAaaacatcaaaaagaaaaataaggactcattttttttaatctataattctttaaattgaaattttcaAGGGAGCCTGTCCAAATGCTTATCCAACCATAGATGTTACGTGGTCAGACTTAATATCTAACAAGTTGCTGATTTGTAGGGGACAAATTTTGTGTACAATTAATTCCCATGCCCATGGTATTAGTGTCAAATTTGAagatctctattttttttttttttttttttttggtgacaaTTTTAAAATCTGTGTTGGAGATGTGGCAATAAAAAAAGGTCTTGCGTTTAGCAGGGTTTGATGTGGCGATGTGGCAATATAGAGCTTtaaaaattattatattttattataaagaaattaaatacaTAAGTACGTACGTGATTGAGTTTTGTGTTTACCCCCCAAAATAAATATTGAGTTTTGAATCCTAGAgttttagtatattccaaaataccctctcccGTTCCTTAGTGAATGGGATGGTCACCGTCTCCACCCTATGTCTAATATAAACATTGTTATTTCTAACTCAATGGTTTTATTTGCAAATCATTCTTTTCACCTCTGTATCTTTCGTCAAGCAGTGGTTCACCGCAGGAGTAGGTTTGCTCTGATGTGGTCAAgattttaaaaatcagattagATCGGTGAATATCAGCCGAGACCAGTCTCAATTCCCCCCTTCCATTTGGCTCCCATCGATATTGTACAAAAAAATCCCTAGATGCTTAAAATATACTAATTCTGGGACTGATACAGGCCAATTCTACATCGGCCAGACcgatccagatccagatcctgaTTCCGAGTTTATAAACCCTAGATGTGACGAGAGttcagatttttgtttttttttagggtaagaAAAGAGTTCAGATTCGGTAAATCCGTTTTCTGTGTGGGGGAATGGGTCACTGACACGTGGCAGTATGAGTTTTACAATCTCCTCAAGAAAAAGTATCATGAGAGGATTAGCTTAGCAGGGAACAGAGCAGTGTGTGGACTGTGGAAGAAAGCagaatagaatagaatagaCGAATAGTCCAAGCCACTGCCAAtggcttctcttcttcctttctctctccccaAACCAAAACTCAATTTAATCAGAGCATCATCTTCATCCCTGGTAACAGAAACAAGCCCAGCTGTTACTCTCAATCAGAATTTCGGCCGGAAAGGGATCAAGTTCACAGAATCAGGTGATGTTCCGGTCGTCGAACTGACCGTCAGAAATGGCAGCTCCCTCAGCGTTCGTATTCCAGATGGCCTTGTCACCTCCTACAAGCCCAAGGTTTACTGGAAAGATGATGGATTCGAGGAGGTTCTCTACACACTCCCTGGAGGTTCCAATTCCATTAAAGGGGGGATTGGTCTCGTCCTCAACCAAGTATCCCAACCCTCCACTTCAACTTCAAAGCCCTCATCCTCACCGTTGTTTACTTCAGAATGGGTCGTGAAGGATGTTGATTCTGACTCCATTGATGCTCTTCAGGTAACTGCTTTCTAATTGTTTTCCTGTAGATTTTCTTAGGTTGCTTGTTTGATATGTTCTTGCTGTTGCTGCAGGTTGAATTGAGCTGCACCTGTGGAGCTCTTGAGATAAACTACATTGTCTCACTCTATCCTCTGAGCATGGCAACTGCAGTTGTGGTAAAGAACAATGGCCGCAAGGCTGTCAATTTAACCAGTGCAATTTTAACccatttcaaatttaaaaacagAGGAGGGACAGCAATCCAAGGGCTCAGAGGCTGCTCTTACTGTAGCCACCCACCATTGCCTTCGAGCTTTGAAATCTTGTCTCCCTCTGAAGCAATGAAACCCGAACCCGCAGGCTGGTTCTCTTTTGATTCTGAAACTCAGGATAAACTAGCTTCATGGACAGTAGAAGACCAGGTGTTTACCATATTGAGCAACAAAATCAGCAGGGTATACACAGCTCCTCCAACTGAAAGATTGAAGAGAATTTATAACACCCCACCCTCCAAATATGAAACCATTGATCAGGTATTATCAGGTTTCTTTTGTCAAATCAAATTTATTTATCTATTGAGGCAAAGGATGTCATTTCATGAGATATAACAGTGCATGCAGGATGTATATAAATTTCTTTAAAAGTTTGTGTTCCTAATTGTACTGAAGCTGTTAGGCCAACTTGTTTTATTTGCTAAAAACTTGAGGTAACTAGATGTTTTCTTTCCCAAAACATTTTGGGTGATGATATCTTATACCTTAAATGATCTAGCAAtgttctgtgtttttttttcatacAAATTGAATAATGCAATTCTAAgtttttctgtttcaaatcTAATAGATCTTGTGTCTTCCTCATATTCTCCCATAAGAATCTCCATATGACCTTTTCTGAAACTCATTTTACCTGTTCAAGCATTTGATATACAAAATGAAAAGCTGAATGtcattattttcaatttttcgttatcatatatatataaaaagtaaaaagttGATTATGGGATAATTTGATCTAaccatgtacaacccccccccccctcccttccttTTCCCTGTCACCCTTCAGGGTAAGGGGCTTGAATTCAGGTTCATAAGGATGGGCTATGATGACATATACATATCAAGCCCTGGTTCTTTATCTCAGAAGTATGGAAATGACTATTTCATCTGCACTGGCCCTGCTTCAATGCTAGTACCTGTGGTCGTGAACCCTGGTGAAGGTTGGAGAGGAGCACTGGTTATTGAGCATGACAATTTGTAATTGATCTTTCATGAGtagattaaattttttttgagctcccccccccccccccacagacacacacacaccttttttctttcccttttttgttggAGAAGAGTGCATTTCATATCCTATCTAGAGTTGTGTGAAGTTGAATTGTTGATGCAatgtaattatatttttatgttcCCATATCAAACACATAAAGAACTGATTAACATATTTTCACCTCCTCTTCCAGGAAGGAATCTTTGATTTAACTAGAGACCTCATACTGGCACTGTCCACCTCTTTCCTTTGATCATTAGGCTTTAGCATATAAAACTAACCAATTTAAGAGGAATAAACTCTCTCTACTTGTTGGCTTTGAGCATGTTTAATTAGCAAAGAGAAAGAATGGTTGATACATTTTTAAAGCACTACTCACTTGAATACTCAAAAAACTTGTATGAGCAAGAAATGtccaaaaaggggggggggggggagaacttACAGAGATAAGCCCATAATCAATTTTAATTTGGGCAATCattatcattttctttgtattttaaaatgaaaaatgactgAAGATGAGACCGATTAGCTTAGCCTACCACAAGCAATTCAAATGAGAAATAAACTAGTGAAAGAAAGGTGCAAATAATAAAATAGAGCTACAATTTCCGGGATGGCCTATAAAGGTTCCCCCTACAACCCAAATATGAGTCACATCACGACACCAATGAgatccaaattttgtggacaggtggAACCCAAAGTTGTgctcatatgtcaaatttcagcccaaatgAGCTGGCCACATGGCAAAAAAAGCTTTAAAAGATTGCATTAACATATGGACTACCTAGAAGGTAGATGCCAATACATGGAAGGTATATGATTAAACAAAgcactgaaatttgacatataacCAACCCATACCATGCTTTATCTATCCAATTgtcagaattgccacatcatcctcCCACATGACGCAACTACGTGGGTCACCTAGGAGCCAGGTCATGCAAACAACCTTTTGCCTAAAACATATTCAAACTCTGATCCAACGCAAAAGACTTGTCAACGCAATGCCAGTACCATGGTTCCTATGCCTTCCCCAAGCAAGCACCATATTTCATACAAGTTATATGCTACTAGCCTAACCTACTGCAGTCCACGGCTCCAATTAACCAGATAACTTAAAGCTAACGAATAACCACAAACTAAAATGTTGAAAGTTTTCCCTTAATGGATGGCAAAATAGATAATCTAAGGTTTCGCAAAGAAGTATTTGGTCTGCTGTGATTTTCTCCATATacgaaagaaaaataaacatcaagtatgaaaagaaataaatattttcattagGTTAGACCTACAAATCTGACGGTACATAAAGATTAGACAAGCTTTCCCTAATGGATATATTTGTTCAGAGAAATTTGTTACTGTTAATCATAACTAGGCCATGTAAAATTGATTACAGATTCTCTTACAGAAATCTGGAATCAGGTTGGAACAAGATTAGATCCTTCCTCCAGAGTACCAGTCCACATGACTGAAATGGAAATTGCAAGAAGGATGAAGAGGCAACAAATCAAATTAAGAGCAACCGTCGTAAAACTTCTCTTTTTTATACTTTTGGCTTCAGTTTTATCTTCAGTGCTCACCGTGTCATAGACTTGTGCAGCGTTGGTGAGAACATCATCTGTTGATGACACTGATTCAGAGTCAATTTGCATCCACTCCCCAGTCTTAGACACATTGTTGGTACCTTCAACGTCAAATTTTAGATCATATGATATGGCATTCCGTTCTAATTTCCTTCTTGGGATCCATTGTGATTGGTTCAAGGCTGGGCTTCTAAACCTTATGGTTTGCTTCTCAGAAAAGTCAGAATTTACATCATTTGGATCCTGAAGAGAACGAACAAGCTTCCTCGGAGTTGTGAAGATCTTTATACCATCAATGTTGAGTTGAGAGAATGGCCTCTGAAGATTGAAAAGGAGTAGAAAGGGGGGCAGGGTTATGTTTTCTATTAGTAACACATGAATACATAAAACAGTAGAAGCTGAACCTTGGTTCCTACACTGAATAAAGTCAGATTTACACAGTTTAGATCATCCTTGAGATTCAACTGATatttgaaaataataataataaacttaATAGAGTAACCAAAGCATGACAGTAAATAGCTATCCCAATTATTTTGTATCTAAACCATGGTGCTATCCTTAAACCAAGAGCTTCTAAATGGAGTGATCATAGCAGAGATTATCCAGTGAAATGAATATCTTTAATGGTGAGGTCAACCAGGCCCTAAAGGATCACCCTTATACCGCTGGTCCAAGGTCAAAATTTAACACCCTTGGATCCTGGATCCAATGGTGGATGATAGAGGCCTACTTTCACCATTGAAATCTTGGGGTTTAGTATCCAATGTGAGCACCTTGGGCTCACCACGGTACTCCATTATGCATGTGTACTTttgtgtgtctgtgtgtgtgtgtgtggggggggggggggaagagaagggaTGAAAGGGGTTTTACCTGTGGACTGGGAGTGGTGCTACGTGTTACGCCATTGCTAGGACTTTCCTGCAAAAACCCTGAGAATTCCCCTGATTGAACTCCATTGTTGCTTATTTCACCATCCCCAAAGCCCTCCACAAAAGTGTGTGATGTGTTACTACCCATACCCACTTCTGAAAACAAATTATCTTTGAGTGACAAATCCACTCTCCCATTCTCATTCTTCCAGAGTCTCCTGTTGACACACCTACCTCCATGATCCAAGTTACATGACACTTGCCCAGTTGATACTGGCGATTCAACCAAAGAATCATACTCAACGAAAGAATCAACAGTTTGTGATTCTGGTGATGCAGAAATAGGAGATGGATCTCTTGAATTCCATGAATTTATCCGCCTGCCATGATCTCTCCTCCTACCAAAATTTGATCCTGTGATTGAACCTGAATCCCTCTCAAATCTTGAACCTTTATCTGCGACTATTATCTTGGCAGTCTGTAATGCTTCAAAAGCTGCCCCACTCACAAAAGCCATCTGATCAGAGAGGCatttttccatctctttaaTTACTGCCCCCAGTTCTGTGAAAATACTCCGAGGGTCTACACATTTCATTAAGAAATTCACCATCTGAATGGCAGACAATCGCTTTTGAGAATTTCCATCCAAAACACCAGCATCCAGAATACGTAGTCCAGATCGTATTAGTGACCTTGCGTAGGCCTCGAAAATTAGGCTGTTATGCTTTGCCAAAGCCA includes these proteins:
- the LOC122641369 gene encoding protein SINE1-like; translation: MGRNLSPVLQRELANLDKDADSRKSAMKALKSYVKDLDKKAIPLFLAQVSETKGPGSSSGECTISLYEVLARVHGPNIVPQIDNIMSTIINTMASSSGSFPLQQACSKVVPAIARYGIDPLTPEDKKRMIIHSLCKPLSDSLLGSQEGLASGAALCLKALVDADNWRFASDEIVNEVCLRVAGGLEEKPTQTNSHMGLAMALAKHNSLIFEAYARSLIRSGLRILDAGVLDGNSQKRLSAIQMVNFLMKCVDPRSIFTELGAVIKEMEKCLSDQMAFVSGAAFEALQTAKIIVADKGSRFERDSGSITGSNFGRRRDHGRRINSWNSRDPSPISASPESQTVDSFVEYDSLVESPVSTGQVSCNLDHGGRCVNRRLWKNENGRVDLSLKDNLFSEVGMGSNTSHTFVEGFGDGEISNNGVQSGEFSGFLQESPSNGVTRSTTPSPQRPFSQLNIDGIKIFTTPRKLVRSLQDPNDVNSDFSEKQTIRFRSPALNQSQWIPRRKLERNAISYDLKFDVEGTNNVSKTGEWMQIDSESVSSTDDVLTNAAQVYDTVSTEDKTEAKSIKKRSFTTVALNLICCLFILLAISISVMWTGTLEEGSNLVPT
- the LOC122642865 gene encoding photosynthetic NDH subunit of subcomplex B 2, chloroplastic yields the protein MASLLPFSLPKPKLNLIRASSSSLVTETSPAVTLNQNFGRKGIKFTESGDVPVVELTVRNGSSLSVRIPDGLVTSYKPKVYWKDDGFEEVLYTLPGGSNSIKGGIGLVLNQVSQPSTSTSKPSSSPLFTSEWVVKDVDSDSIDALQVELSCTCGALEINYIVSLYPLSMATAVVVKNNGRKAVNLTSAILTHFKFKNRGGTAIQGLRGCSYCSHPPLPSSFEILSPSEAMKPEPAGWFSFDSETQDKLASWTVEDQVFTILSNKISRVYTAPPTERLKRIYNTPPSKYETIDQGKGLEFRFIRMGYDDIYISSPGSLSQKYGNDYFICTGPASMLVPVVVNPGEGWRGALVIEHDNL